In one window of Corynebacterium mycetoides DNA:
- a CDS encoding alanine--glyoxylate aminotransferase family protein, producing MTHLPHNDIDPNGLLEYSVVFTDRSLNHMSQKFISATQELLGILTDTYNADTAALIPGGGTAAMEAVARQLATGKKVLIIRQGNFTYRWTQIIEKGAITDQVRVLKAVATDDSDTPSYAPPAIEDVRAAIDEFGPDLVITAHTETASGTTLGAEYTAALGEATRAADALFVLDCIAAGADFTDMRAAQVDVLISAPQKSWSGSPATGYVMLNDRARDAVVASESTSFTLDLAKWLELFEGYRDGKAAYHSTLPTDTIVRNLEVMKESLAVGLDVLAQRQVELGRAVREAAYERGYVSVAAAGYESNAVVVLYADSPELQSGAALKPQGVQIASGVPLQIGEGEGFSTFRIGLFGLDKWEDPQAAAKRLIDALDAARK from the coding sequence ATGACGCACCTTCCGCACAATGACATCGACCCGAACGGCCTGCTCGAGTACTCGGTGGTGTTCACCGACCGCTCCCTGAACCACATGTCGCAGAAGTTCATCTCCGCGACCCAGGAGCTGCTCGGCATCCTCACCGACACCTACAACGCCGATACCGCCGCGCTCATCCCGGGCGGCGGCACCGCGGCGATGGAGGCCGTCGCGCGCCAGCTCGCCACCGGCAAGAAGGTGCTGATCATCCGGCAGGGCAACTTCACCTACCGGTGGACCCAGATCATTGAGAAGGGGGCGATTACCGACCAGGTCCGCGTGCTCAAAGCGGTTGCCACCGACGATTCGGACACCCCGTCCTACGCGCCCCCGGCGATCGAGGACGTCCGCGCCGCCATCGACGAGTTCGGCCCCGACCTCGTGATCACCGCCCACACCGAAACCGCCTCCGGCACCACCCTGGGTGCGGAGTACACCGCGGCGCTGGGCGAAGCCACCCGCGCCGCCGACGCCCTGTTCGTCCTCGACTGCATCGCGGCCGGTGCCGACTTCACCGACATGCGCGCGGCCCAGGTCGACGTGCTGATCTCCGCCCCGCAGAAGTCCTGGTCCGGCTCGCCCGCCACCGGCTACGTCATGCTCAACGACCGCGCCCGCGACGCCGTCGTCGCCAGCGAGTCCACGTCGTTCACCCTCGACCTGGCCAAGTGGCTCGAGCTGTTCGAGGGCTACCGCGACGGCAAGGCCGCCTACCACTCCACCCTGCCGACCGACACGATCGTGCGCAACCTCGAGGTGATGAAGGAGTCCCTCGCCGTGGGCCTCGACGTGCTCGCCCAGCGCCAGGTCGAGCTCGGCCGCGCCGTGCGCGAGGCAGCGTACGAGCGCGGCTACGTCTCGGTAGCCGCCGCGGGCTACGAGTCCAACGCCGTCGTCGTGCTCTACGCCGATTCCCCCGAACTGCAGTCCGGCGCGGCGCTCAAACCCCAGGGCGTGCAGATCGCGTCCGGCGTGCCGCTCCAGATCGGTGAGGGCGAGGGCTTTTCCACCTTCCGCATCGGGCTGTTCGGCCTGGACAAGTGGGAGGACCCGCAGGCGGCCGCGAAGCGGCTTATCGACGCCCTCGACGCCGCCCGGAAGTAA
- a CDS encoding histidinol-phosphate transaminase, translating into MIRPDIAAIPPYVPGTRADDALKLSSNESAEAPLPAAAEAMAAAASGANRYPDMFAVELRETLAEHLGVGVDEVAVGNGSSALLQQLVQATCTPGNNVIYAWRSFEAYPIFLQVVGAEARPVPVDRDGKHDLAAMASLIDASTSLIFVCTPNNPSGQVVTRAEFDAFMARVPEHVTVALDEAYFEYNRDEDAVVGTEVIRKYPNVVALRTFSKAYGLAGVRVGYAYGPKDIIEAITKVAIPFQVSSVAQAGAIASLAAQDEVWARTQETVGVRDEVADHVGAARTQANSVWLPGVDAASISAKLAAEGVLTRAFAEGLRVTVTNREEAERFMRAWSAIQG; encoded by the coding sequence ATGATCCGCCCCGACATCGCTGCCATCCCGCCCTACGTCCCCGGCACCCGCGCCGACGACGCGCTCAAGCTCAGCTCCAACGAGTCCGCGGAGGCCCCGCTGCCCGCGGCGGCCGAGGCGATGGCGGCCGCCGCGAGCGGGGCGAACCGCTACCCGGACATGTTCGCGGTCGAGCTGCGCGAGACCCTGGCGGAGCACCTCGGCGTGGGCGTGGACGAGGTCGCGGTGGGCAACGGCTCCTCCGCCCTGCTCCAGCAGCTGGTGCAGGCCACGTGCACGCCCGGCAACAACGTCATCTACGCCTGGCGCAGCTTCGAGGCCTACCCCATTTTCCTCCAGGTCGTCGGCGCCGAGGCCCGCCCCGTCCCCGTCGACCGCGACGGCAAGCACGACCTTGCGGCCATGGCCTCGCTTATCGACGCCTCCACGTCCCTGATCTTCGTCTGCACCCCCAACAACCCCTCGGGCCAGGTGGTCACCCGCGCCGAGTTCGACGCGTTCATGGCGCGGGTGCCCGAGCACGTCACCGTGGCGCTCGACGAGGCCTACTTCGAGTACAACCGCGACGAGGACGCCGTGGTGGGCACCGAAGTGATCAGGAAGTACCCGAACGTGGTTGCACTGCGCACGTTTTCCAAGGCCTACGGCCTGGCCGGGGTGCGCGTCGGCTACGCCTACGGGCCGAAAGACATCATCGAGGCGATCACCAAGGTAGCCATCCCCTTCCAGGTCAGCTCCGTGGCTCAAGCCGGCGCGATCGCCTCGCTGGCGGCCCAGGACGAGGTCTGGGCGCGCACGCAGGAGACCGTCGGCGTGCGCGACGAAGTCGCCGACCACGTCGGCGCCGCCCGCACGCAGGCGAACTCCGTGTGGTTGCCGGGGGTCGACGCGGCGTCGATAAGCGCGAAGCTCGCCGCCGAAGGCGTGCTCACGCGCGCCTTCGCAGAGGGGCTGCGCGTCACCGTGACCAACAGGGAGGAAGCGGAGCGCTTTATGCGCGCCTGGAGCGCCATCCAGGGCTAA
- a CDS encoding TrkH family potassium uptake protein, whose amino-acid sequence MDNTLSPAFCGPARLTAAVFLGLILAGTLLLMMPFSTAGPQPGWAPFLPSLFTATSAVSLTGLIVVDTGTYWTPVGQAIILALIQLGGLGIMSLASLSGLLITGRISFKARKTGAAEGRPVTSGGIKHALIFTVAFTLLTEAVVAVVVALRLMVHYGHPPARAAWEGVFHAVSAFNNAGFSTNSDNLVPFAADAWILLPLAAALISGGLGFPVWAELTRRLRLRRLGKAQAHRFSITARITLAATAFLVVAGTVFVALVEWNGFLGGMPVWQKLLNAFFAGVSPRTAGFNAVNYADAHPITLMGTDILMFIGGGSAGTAGGVKVTTVCVLLAAMAAEFLGREDTSIGHRTLPRSATRQALALTFAGVVVVTAGVGALRLFDPEFTGDQVSFEVMSAFATVGLSTGITADLSAPSQIILCLIMYLGRVGPTTLIAALAARAVSRRFRYPEERPFIG is encoded by the coding sequence GTGGATAACACGCTCTCGCCCGCGTTCTGCGGGCCGGCGCGGCTGACCGCCGCCGTTTTCCTCGGCCTCATCCTCGCCGGGACACTCCTTCTCATGATGCCGTTTTCCACGGCCGGGCCGCAGCCCGGGTGGGCGCCGTTTTTGCCGTCGTTGTTCACAGCCACCTCCGCCGTGTCGCTGACGGGCCTGATCGTCGTGGACACCGGCACGTACTGGACCCCGGTGGGCCAGGCGATCATCCTCGCGCTCATCCAGCTCGGCGGCCTCGGCATCATGTCCCTGGCCTCCCTCTCCGGGCTGCTGATCACCGGCCGCATCAGCTTCAAGGCGCGCAAGACCGGCGCGGCCGAGGGCAGGCCGGTCACCTCCGGCGGCATCAAGCACGCGCTCATCTTCACGGTGGCGTTCACGCTGCTGACCGAGGCGGTCGTGGCGGTCGTCGTGGCGCTGCGGCTCATGGTGCACTACGGCCACCCGCCCGCGCGGGCCGCCTGGGAGGGCGTGTTCCACGCCGTCTCCGCGTTCAACAACGCCGGGTTCAGCACCAACTCCGACAACCTCGTCCCCTTCGCCGCGGACGCGTGGATCCTGCTGCCGCTCGCGGCGGCGCTCATCAGCGGCGGGCTGGGATTCCCGGTGTGGGCGGAGCTCACGCGGCGGCTGCGGCTGAGGCGGCTGGGGAAAGCGCAGGCGCACCGCTTCTCCATCACCGCGCGCATCACGCTGGCGGCCACGGCGTTCCTCGTGGTCGCCGGCACCGTGTTCGTGGCCCTGGTGGAGTGGAACGGGTTTTTGGGCGGGATGCCGGTGTGGCAAAAGCTGCTCAACGCGTTCTTCGCCGGGGTCTCGCCGCGCACGGCCGGGTTCAACGCCGTGAACTACGCCGACGCGCACCCGATCACCCTGATGGGCACCGACATCCTCATGTTCATCGGCGGCGGCTCCGCCGGCACGGCGGGCGGAGTGAAGGTGACCACCGTGTGCGTGCTTCTCGCGGCGATGGCGGCCGAGTTCCTCGGGCGCGAGGACACCTCCATCGGGCACCGCACGCTGCCGCGCTCCGCCACCCGCCAGGCGCTCGCCCTGACGTTCGCGGGCGTGGTCGTGGTCACCGCGGGCGTGGGCGCGCTGCGCCTCTTCGACCCGGAGTTCACCGGCGACCAGGTGTCCTTCGAAGTCATGTCGGCGTTCGCCACCGTGGGCCTGTCCACCGGGATTACGGCCGACCTCTCGGCACCGTCGCAGATTATCCTGTGCCTCATCATGTACCTGGGGCGCGTCGGCCCCACCACACTCATAGCGGCGCTGGCTGCCCGCGCGGTCAGCAGGCGCTTCCGTTACCCCGAGGAAAGGCCCTTCATTGGCTAA
- a CDS encoding potassium channel family protein — protein MANLFRMGGAKPTIDIPPVVVIGLGRFGTALARELMVHGVEVLGIDTNEKIVTEQAPYLTEAVTADTTDPEALRQLGVDEVERVILAIGSHLESSILTASNLVEMGIKDIWAKADSEAHARILTQIGAHHVIRPERDTGRRVAHLLGGRFRDFAEIATDYGVTQLTPPPFLVGHPISPDELWRAHQVQLVSVRQSDGHWTPLVSGSTLTSTDIIVAAGSPGALEKFSK, from the coding sequence TTGGCTAACTTGTTCAGGATGGGCGGCGCGAAGCCCACCATCGACATCCCGCCCGTCGTCGTCATCGGCCTGGGCCGCTTCGGCACCGCGCTCGCGCGCGAGCTCATGGTCCACGGCGTCGAGGTGCTCGGCATCGACACCAACGAGAAGATCGTCACCGAGCAGGCGCCGTACCTTACCGAGGCCGTCACCGCCGACACGACCGATCCGGAGGCGCTGCGCCAGCTCGGGGTCGACGAGGTCGAGCGGGTGATCCTGGCGATCGGCTCCCACCTGGAATCCTCCATCCTCACCGCCTCTAACCTGGTGGAAATGGGGATCAAGGACATCTGGGCGAAGGCCGACTCGGAGGCGCACGCGCGCATCCTCACCCAGATCGGCGCGCACCACGTCATCCGCCCCGAGCGCGACACCGGCCGGCGCGTCGCCCACCTGCTCGGCGGCCGCTTCCGCGACTTCGCCGAAATCGCCACCGACTACGGCGTCACCCAGCTCACGCCCCCGCCCTTCCTCGTCGGCCACCCGATCTCGCCCGACGAGCTGTGGCGCGCCCACCAGGTCCAGCTCGTGTCCGTGCGCCAGAGTGACGGGCACTGGACGCCGCTTGTCAGCGGCTCCACCCTCACGTCCACCGACATCATCGTCGCCGCCGGAAGCCCCGGCGCCCTCGAGAAGTTTTCCAAGTAG
- the mgtE gene encoding magnesium transporter, producing MGGRRHALAEELEEIKDQLETLSFRDITGLVMRTSPVRGAKLLRLLPPERSAAVFDALNPAHQADIITAMGDERVVDYFGSIGAEDRVALLDHLPAEIADRLIRELDEGDQEVTNVVLGYAKGTVGRRMSPKVPVVTPSMTVDEVVATLRADVDRLETIYTIPVVDEDRRVCGVLRLRALFGAEGTDTVADVMEPPFVFRAGDDLEDSARWLLSSARLAAPVVDDDNRLLGILTYDEAHDVVEGANSEDSARMGGSEALRQPYLSTPVIRLVRSRIVWLLVLAVSAILTVKVLDVFEETLHKAVVLSLFIPLLTGTGGNTGNQAATTVTRALALNDVRKSDALKVMWRELRVGMTLGAVLGVLGFGIATAVFGLPIGTVMGATLFLICTISATVGGMMPIIAKAVGADPAVFSNPFISTFCDATGLIIYFFIAKAVLGI from the coding sequence TTGGGTGGGCGTCGACACGCGCTGGCGGAAGAGCTGGAGGAGATCAAGGACCAGCTCGAGACTTTAAGTTTCCGCGACATCACCGGCCTGGTGATGCGCACCAGCCCCGTGCGCGGAGCGAAGCTGCTGCGCCTGCTGCCTCCGGAGCGCTCGGCGGCCGTGTTCGACGCGCTCAACCCCGCCCACCAGGCCGACATCATCACCGCGATGGGCGACGAGCGGGTGGTTGACTACTTCGGGTCGATCGGCGCCGAGGACCGCGTAGCGCTGCTCGACCACCTGCCGGCCGAGATCGCCGACCGGCTCATCCGCGAACTCGACGAGGGCGACCAGGAAGTCACCAACGTCGTGCTCGGCTACGCCAAGGGCACGGTCGGGCGCCGGATGTCGCCGAAGGTCCCGGTGGTCACGCCCTCGATGACGGTCGACGAGGTCGTGGCCACGCTACGTGCCGACGTCGACAGGCTGGAGACCATCTACACCATCCCCGTCGTCGACGAGGATCGCCGAGTGTGCGGCGTGCTGCGCCTCCGCGCTCTGTTCGGGGCCGAGGGGACGGACACCGTCGCGGACGTGATGGAGCCGCCGTTCGTGTTCCGCGCCGGCGACGACCTCGAGGATTCGGCGCGCTGGCTGCTGTCTTCGGCACGCCTCGCCGCGCCCGTGGTCGACGACGACAACCGCCTGCTGGGCATCTTGACCTACGACGAGGCGCACGACGTGGTTGAGGGCGCCAACAGCGAGGACTCCGCGCGCATGGGTGGTTCCGAGGCGCTGCGCCAGCCCTACCTGTCCACCCCCGTGATCCGGCTCGTGCGCAGCCGCATCGTGTGGCTGCTCGTGCTCGCCGTTTCCGCGATCCTGACGGTCAAGGTGCTCGACGTATTCGAGGAGACCCTGCACAAGGCCGTCGTGCTCTCCCTGTTCATCCCGCTGCTCACGGGCACCGGCGGCAACACGGGCAACCAGGCGGCTACCACGGTCACGCGCGCGCTCGCGCTTAACGACGTCCGCAAGTCCGACGCCTTAAAAGTCATGTGGCGCGAGCTGCGGGTGGGCATGACGCTCGGTGCGGTGCTGGGCGTGCTCGGCTTCGGCATCGCCACCGCCGTCTTCGGGCTGCCGATCGGCACCGTCATGGGTGCCACCCTCTTCCTCATCTGCACCATCTCGGCGACGGTCGGGGGCATGATGCCGATCATCGCCAAGGCCGTCGGGGCCGACCCGGCCGTGTTCTCCAACCCCTTCATCTCGACCTTCTGCGACGCCACCGGCCTGATCATCTACTTCTTCATCGCGAAGGCGGTTCTTGGCATTTAA
- a CDS encoding prephenate dehydrogenase, with protein sequence MTSANLPPVCILGLGLIGGSIMRDLSARELDVFGYNRSRSATRAAQREGFDVSTDLADTLRRAAEASALIVIAVPMEAVGQVLAAIAEHAPHCGITDVVSVKKPVYDLVRSHGLQSRYVGGHPMSGTENSGWGASLEGLFHRAAWAVTYDYAAELDGAGTPVPESWSTLFVQVCTLASVTGAEAVPVSVSRHDEAVARVSHLPHVIAESLAIVGDHGGTLAQSLAAGSFKGATRVADTDPSLVRNMCETNAEALVPVLDEFIALLVDARATLSANTPSLKQLAESGNRAYVRMGARSGARHESVSPVKISSRPVMRVHPGAPGWVRQLEQIEALGGRVEVF encoded by the coding sequence GTGACTTCCGCCAACCTCCCTCCTGTCTGCATCCTCGGCCTCGGGCTCATCGGGGGCTCCATCATGCGCGACCTGAGCGCCCGCGAGCTCGACGTGTTCGGCTACAACCGTTCGCGCTCGGCCACCCGCGCCGCCCAGAGGGAAGGCTTCGACGTCTCCACCGACCTCGCGGACACACTGCGCCGCGCGGCAGAGGCCAGCGCGCTCATCGTCATCGCCGTGCCCATGGAGGCCGTCGGCCAGGTGCTCGCCGCGATCGCGGAACATGCGCCGCACTGCGGCATCACCGACGTGGTCAGCGTGAAGAAGCCGGTCTACGACCTCGTCCGCTCCCACGGGCTGCAGTCCCGTTACGTCGGCGGGCACCCCATGTCCGGCACGGAGAACTCCGGCTGGGGCGCCTCCCTTGAGGGGTTGTTCCACCGCGCGGCCTGGGCGGTGACCTACGACTACGCCGCCGAGCTCGACGGCGCGGGCACGCCCGTGCCCGAGTCGTGGTCGACCCTGTTTGTGCAGGTCTGCACCCTGGCGTCGGTGACGGGCGCGGAGGCCGTGCCCGTGTCCGTTAGCCGCCACGACGAGGCCGTCGCGCGCGTTTCGCACCTGCCGCACGTGATCGCGGAGTCGCTCGCCATCGTGGGCGACCACGGCGGCACGCTTGCGCAGTCGCTGGCGGCGGGCTCGTTCAAGGGCGCGACCCGAGTCGCCGACACCGACCCCTCGCTCGTCCGCAACATGTGCGAGACCAACGCAGAAGCGCTCGTTCCGGTGCTCGACGAGTTCATCGCCTTGCTTGTCGACGCCCGCGCCACCCTGTCCGCCAACACCCCCTCCTTGAAGCAGCTGGCGGAGTCCGGCAACCGCGCCTACGTGCGCATGGGCGCGCGCTCTGGGGCCCGGCACGAATCCGTCTCGCCGGTGAAGATCTCCTCGCGCCCCGTCATGCGGGTGCACCCCGGCGCGCCCGGGTGGGTGCGCCAGCTCGAGCAGATCGAGGCCCTCGGCGGGCGCGTGGAGGTGTTCTGA
- a CDS encoding tRNA adenosine deaminase-associated protein, translating into MSQDFDGYEDGYAVVVAKQGGEWVVREFADSFESLATSVAAVRGMRSEGAAFAILNVEEGYLVIVRPGPSTIRVLISDATMAVDDDFAAEVLAEAGIEVPDIDVDELDMVDGYPDGDFDILADVGLRSEVLEVMLDSDDDPYLIIERIADELGFSDELADALD; encoded by the coding sequence ATGAGCCAGGATTTCGACGGGTATGAGGACGGCTACGCGGTTGTCGTCGCCAAGCAGGGCGGGGAATGGGTCGTGCGCGAGTTTGCCGATTCGTTCGAGTCCCTGGCCACGTCCGTCGCGGCGGTCCGCGGGATGCGCAGCGAGGGGGCGGCGTTCGCGATCCTCAACGTCGAGGAGGGCTACCTGGTGATCGTGCGGCCCGGGCCGTCGACAATTCGCGTGCTCATCTCGGACGCGACGATGGCGGTGGACGATGACTTCGCCGCCGAGGTGCTCGCGGAGGCCGGCATCGAGGTCCCCGACATCGACGTCGACGAGCTGGACATGGTCGACGGCTACCCGGACGGCGACTTCGACATCCTGGCGGACGTGGGGCTGCGCAGCGAGGTGCTCGAGGTGATGCTGGACTCGGACGACGACCCGTACCTCATCATCGAGCGCATCGCCGATGAGCTGGGCTTTTCCGACGAGCTCGCGGACGCCCTTGACTGA
- a CDS encoding nucleoside deaminase: protein MGRAIQLARLTPRGDVPVGAVVFSPDGREVGRGVNRREELRDPTAHAEVEALRAAARTLGTWRLDGCELVVTLEPCTMCAGAILGARVSSLVFGAFEPKTGAVGSLFDALRDPRHLHTVEVRGGVREEENAALLSEFFGRLR, encoded by the coding sequence ATGGGCCGGGCGATTCAGCTCGCCCGCCTCACGCCGCGTGGCGACGTCCCGGTGGGCGCCGTTGTCTTCTCACCTGACGGCCGCGAGGTGGGGCGCGGCGTCAACCGCAGGGAGGAGCTGCGCGACCCGACCGCGCACGCCGAGGTGGAGGCGCTGCGTGCCGCCGCTCGCACGCTGGGCACGTGGCGTCTCGACGGCTGCGAGCTCGTGGTCACCCTGGAACCGTGCACGATGTGCGCCGGCGCGATCCTGGGTGCGCGCGTGTCATCGCTGGTCTTCGGCGCCTTCGAGCCGAAGACGGGGGCGGTGGGCTCGCTTTTCGACGCCCTGCGTGACCCCCGCCACCTGCACACCGTCGAAGTGCGCGGCGGGGTGCGCGAGGAGGAGAACGCGGCGCTTCTCAGCGAATTCTTTGGCCGCCTGCGGTAA
- a CDS encoding CsbD family protein, with translation MAFEGKGDQLKGNIKEGLGEAAGDKSLENEGKADKLGGDIREKASEAGDAIKDSVNGAAAKIQDAREN, from the coding sequence ATGGCATTCGAAGGTAAGGGCGACCAGCTCAAGGGCAACATCAAGGAGGGCCTCGGCGAGGCCGCCGGCGACAAGTCCCTCGAGAACGAGGGCAAGGCGGACAAGCTCGGCGGCGATATCCGCGAGAAGGCGTCCGAGGCCGGCGACGCCATCAAGGACTCCGTCAATGGGGCGGCCGCGAAGATCCAGGACGCGCGGGAGAACTAA
- a CDS encoding MMPL family transporter: MAKFLFNVGRWSYLHKWRVIAAWLLLLAATAGAAATLSKPFTSEFAISGTPAIEALGTLDENFPGSGDIATAPTVNLVFAAPEGQRLDIPENMEVMDRTVDYIADNLDGITATERFGNPVRVNEELGRTIVEQMTQMGLPEENARADAYNVRTLSDDARIGFTSFNFGADSAMTVTQEERDVVNEAMELGRAAGLTVEAGGPGFGEPIEIKTTSELIGLAVAFVVLLFTFGSLVAASMPVITAVIGVGIGALLILVATHSVELNEITPVLAVMIGLAVGIDYALFILSRYRQERAHLAGPDAAGLATGTAGSSVVFAGLTVFTALIALALAQIEFLTWMGVAAAVTVAVSVLIALTLIPALLGAWGERSFAVKIPGVAGNPGPGRRPAKNLAASSMGRSWVRFVRRFPAVVMAVVVLGLGALSIPVLGLQMSLPSDSTSNYDTTQRKAADLMAKGFGPGVNGQFLLVVDAHDVNPHAEILRPYMDAMPDETVGDAQKAALASFLYTVGEAKSVNGVRHAQLVAVNEDLTAAQIAATPVTGPEEEFTLSVAHALRETSARVEDATGVTIGLTGLTAVQMDITEELANAMPLYLSIVVGLAIVLLILVFRSIMVPVVAGLGFLLSVGAAFGVTIAVFQMGAFGLVDTPAPIISFMPIFLIGVTFGLAMDYQVFLVTRIREHYLKHRGGPGGELRAVEESTVEGFAQGARVVTAAAVIMIAVFVAFVDQPLPFIQIFGFALAAAVLFDAFFIRMTLVPATMFILGRATWWMPRWLDRILPEVDVEGTELEKEFEHA, encoded by the coding sequence GTGGCGAAATTTTTGTTCAACGTGGGTCGCTGGTCCTACCTGCACAAGTGGCGGGTGATCGCGGCGTGGCTGCTGCTGCTGGCGGCCACGGCCGGCGCGGCGGCCACGTTGTCCAAGCCGTTCACCTCGGAGTTCGCCATTTCCGGCACACCGGCGATTGAGGCCTTGGGCACCCTGGACGAGAACTTCCCCGGCTCGGGCGACATCGCGACCGCCCCCACAGTGAACCTGGTGTTCGCCGCCCCCGAGGGGCAGCGACTGGACATCCCGGAGAACATGGAGGTGATGGACCGCACCGTCGACTACATCGCCGACAACTTAGACGGAATCACCGCAACGGAACGGTTCGGTAACCCGGTCAGGGTGAACGAGGAGCTGGGCCGCACCATCGTCGAGCAGATGACGCAGATGGGTCTGCCGGAGGAAAACGCGCGGGCGGACGCGTACAACGTGCGCACGCTGTCCGACGACGCACGGATCGGGTTCACCTCCTTCAACTTCGGTGCCGACTCGGCGATGACGGTCACCCAAGAAGAGCGCGACGTGGTCAACGAGGCGATGGAGCTCGGCCGCGCCGCGGGGCTGACGGTGGAGGCGGGCGGCCCGGGCTTCGGCGAACCCATCGAGATCAAAACCACCAGCGAGCTGATCGGCCTGGCCGTGGCGTTCGTGGTCCTGCTGTTTACGTTCGGCTCCCTGGTCGCGGCGTCGATGCCGGTGATCACCGCCGTGATCGGCGTGGGCATCGGGGCGCTGCTCATCCTGGTGGCCACCCATTCCGTCGAGCTCAACGAGATCACCCCGGTGCTGGCGGTGATGATCGGCCTGGCCGTGGGCATCGACTACGCCCTGTTCATTCTTTCGCGCTACCGGCAGGAGCGCGCCCACCTCGCCGGGCCGGACGCCGCCGGCCTAGCCACGGGCACCGCCGGGTCCTCGGTGGTGTTCGCCGGGCTAACCGTGTTCACCGCGCTCATCGCGCTGGCGCTGGCGCAGATCGAGTTCCTCACCTGGATGGGCGTGGCCGCCGCCGTCACCGTCGCCGTGTCCGTGCTCATCGCGCTCACGCTGATCCCGGCCCTGCTCGGGGCGTGGGGCGAGAGGTCCTTCGCGGTGAAGATCCCGGGCGTGGCGGGCAACCCCGGCCCAGGCCGCAGGCCGGCCAAGAACCTGGCAGCCTCGTCGATGGGGCGCAGCTGGGTGCGGTTCGTGCGTCGGTTCCCCGCGGTGGTGATGGCGGTGGTTGTGCTCGGGCTGGGCGCGTTGTCCATCCCCGTGCTGGGGCTGCAGATGTCGCTGCCGTCGGACTCCACGTCGAACTACGACACCACCCAGCGCAAGGCGGCGGATCTGATGGCGAAGGGCTTCGGCCCGGGGGTCAACGGGCAGTTCCTCCTCGTCGTCGACGCCCACGACGTGAACCCGCACGCCGAGATCCTCCGTCCGTACATGGACGCGATGCCGGACGAGACCGTCGGGGACGCGCAGAAGGCGGCGCTGGCGTCCTTCCTGTACACGGTGGGGGAGGCCAAGAGCGTCAACGGTGTCCGCCACGCGCAGCTCGTCGCCGTCAACGAGGACCTGACGGCCGCACAGATCGCCGCGACACCGGTCACCGGCCCGGAGGAGGAGTTCACCCTGTCCGTGGCCCACGCACTGCGGGAGACGAGCGCCCGGGTGGAGGACGCCACCGGCGTGACCATTGGGCTCACGGGCCTGACGGCGGTGCAGATGGACATCACCGAGGAGCTGGCCAACGCGATGCCGCTGTACCTGTCCATCGTCGTGGGCCTAGCCATCGTGCTGCTCATCCTGGTCTTCCGCTCGATCATGGTGCCGGTGGTCGCCGGCCTGGGCTTCCTCCTGTCCGTCGGCGCCGCCTTCGGCGTGACCATCGCCGTGTTCCAAATGGGCGCGTTCGGCCTGGTGGACACCCCGGCCCCGATCATTTCGTTCATGCCGATCTTCCTCATCGGCGTCACCTTCGGCCTCGCGATGGACTACCAGGTGTTCCTGGTCACCCGCATCCGCGAGCACTACCTCAAGCATCGCGGCGGCCCGGGCGGGGAGCTGCGGGCCGTGGAGGAGTCGACGGTGGAGGGCTTCGCCCAGGGCGCGCGCGTGGTCACGGCCGCCGCGGTGATCATGATCGCGGTGTTCGTGGCGTTCGTGGACCAGCCGCTACCGTTTATCCAGATCTTCGGTTTCGCCCTGGCCGCGGCCGTGCTGTTCGACGCCTTCTTTATCCGCATGACCCTCGTCCCCGCCACCATGTTCATCCTCGGCCGCGCCACCTGGTGGATGCCACGGTGGCTGGATCGCATCCTGCCCGAGGTCGACGTCGAGGGCACAGAGCTGGAAAAGGAGTTCGAGCATGCATGA